A stretch of Sinimarinibacterium sp. NLF-5-8 DNA encodes these proteins:
- the nuoH gene encoding NADH-quinone oxidoreductase subunit NuoH, which produces MDLTLTQSLTPGAGVAGEPLPFIAVAILLAVVGVAAVLIWVERRMLGIWQDRWGPNRVWFLGLGQVVADMIKIFTKDDWIPPFADKTAFVLAPAISMLTVLMAVAVVPFAPGIHVAANWNVGILFIMGMTALAVYGVLLGGWASNSKYALLGAIRGAAQSISYEVFMGLALMGVVIHAGSFALGDIVAAQQHGWFIIPQALGFVLFMIAGLAETHRLPLDLPEAEHELTAGFHTEYSGMKFGMFFVGEYAAVVLVSSLLTTLYFGGWLGPTFGLTLFGWSFMPLLWFVLKTGVFILFFVLLRAAIPRPRYDQLMRFGWLVMLPLALINIAYTGALVLWEAT; this is translated from the coding sequence ATGGATTTGACGTTGACGCAAAGCCTGACGCCCGGCGCGGGCGTGGCCGGTGAGCCGCTGCCGTTTATTGCGGTGGCGATTTTGCTGGCAGTTGTTGGTGTGGCGGCGGTTTTGATCTGGGTTGAACGGCGCATGCTGGGTATTTGGCAAGACCGCTGGGGGCCCAATCGCGTGTGGTTTTTGGGCTTGGGTCAAGTCGTTGCCGACATGATCAAAATCTTCACCAAAGACGACTGGATTCCGCCGTTTGCCGATAAAACCGCGTTTGTTCTGGCGCCCGCCATTTCAATGCTGACCGTGCTGATGGCGGTGGCCGTGGTGCCGTTTGCGCCGGGGATTCACGTTGCCGCCAACTGGAACGTGGGCATCTTGTTCATCATGGGCATGACTGCGCTGGCGGTGTATGGCGTGCTGCTCGGCGGCTGGGCTTCCAACAGCAAATACGCGTTGCTGGGCGCGATTCGCGGCGCAGCGCAGTCGATCAGCTATGAAGTGTTCATGGGCTTGGCGCTGATGGGCGTGGTGATTCACGCTGGCAGTTTTGCGCTGGGCGATATTGTCGCTGCGCAGCAACACGGTTGGTTCATCATTCCGCAGGCACTGGGGTTTGTGCTGTTCATGATCGCCGGGCTGGCTGAGACCCACCGTCTGCCGCTGGATTTGCCGGAGGCCGAACACGAGCTCACCGCAGGCTTTCATACCGAGTATTCGGGGATGAAGTTCGGCATGTTTTTTGTCGGTGAATATGCGGCGGTGGTGCTGGTGTCGTCGCTGCTGACCACGCTGTATTTCGGCGGCTGGCTGGGGCCAACGTTTGGCCTGACGCTGTTCGGCTGGTCGTTCATGCCGCTGCTGTGGTTTGTGCTCAAAACCGGCGTATTCATCCTGTTTTTTGTGCTGCTGCGCGCGGCGATTCCGCGCCCGCGTTATGACCAATTGATGCGCTTTGGTTGGTTGGTCATGTTGCCGCTGGCGTTGATCAACATTGCCTATACCGGCGCGCTGGTGCTGTGGGAGGCCACATGA
- the nuoG gene encoding NADH-quinone oxidoreductase subunit NuoG has translation MSAAEKPPVTITINGENHVVDGSKNLLQTVLDLGYDLQYFCWHPALGSVGACRQCAVTQYKDADDKNGRVVMACMTPVTDNLRISLNTLDAVDMREAVVELLMTNHPHDCPVCEEGGQCHLQDMTVMTGHNYRRYNHTKRTHHNQDLGPFVGHEMNRCIACYRCVRFYREYAGGDDLNVFASAARVYFGRDQDGTLESPFSGNLAEVCPTGVFTDKTYGDSYTRKWDLQQAPSVCHHCAVGCNTMPGERYGKIKRIENRYNSALNGYFLCDRGRYGYQHTNADDRPRAVRFCDGDNVQCLTLNDDAALQMLSGWIRGGRALGIGSPRASVEANYALQQVVGSGNFYRGTAALDTALDDQIARALQTTDARIASLHDVEQCDAVLVIGEDVTQTAARLSLALRQSTRQHSFAMADAARVPRWQDHSVRLLAQDDRSPLFLLTPNATDLDSIAAATARVTAVDAARIAQQVVHLLDATQAPVDALTRAQQVLAQHIAEALKAAKRPLVVAGSSSGSPDVLTAANNVCTALKKAGQQPWIVLMPTEANSMGTALLGGSSLDAALARVDAGEVDTLIVVENDLYRRLPQARVDAALAKVQHLVVIDAIATPTTEAADLLLPSGSFAETSGTMVNFEARAQRYFQTMVGQGDVRPAWHWLQQLAQLGARPLGETLDDIIADCARAQPVLAGMVEAAPSARFRIHGNKIPRQSQRYSGRTAMTVNRDIHEPRPPQDADSALAFTMEGDRQSAPAAEIPIFWAPKWNSSAQAVNKFTQEINGPLKGGDPGVRLIAPNGSAGYQALTLAPQLGTPLQWLYELFGSEELSLRGAAIASRIPAPYVVLNPRTAAQLGVDKVSRVRISAEGAQWEAELRLRETMTPAVIGVPRGIPGAPTLSESAQLTLEGC, from the coding sequence ATGAGCGCTGCCGAAAAACCGCCGGTCACGATCACCATCAATGGCGAAAACCACGTTGTCGATGGCTCTAAAAACCTGCTGCAAACCGTGCTCGATCTGGGCTACGACCTGCAGTATTTCTGCTGGCATCCGGCGCTGGGCAGTGTTGGTGCCTGCCGCCAATGCGCGGTGACTCAGTACAAGGATGCAGACGATAAAAATGGCCGCGTGGTCATGGCCTGCATGACGCCGGTGACCGACAACCTGCGCATTTCATTGAATACGCTTGATGCCGTGGACATGCGTGAGGCGGTGGTCGAGCTGTTGATGACCAACCACCCGCATGACTGCCCGGTGTGTGAAGAAGGTGGCCAGTGTCATCTGCAAGATATGACGGTGATGACCGGCCACAACTATCGCCGCTACAACCACACCAAGCGCACCCATCACAACCAGGATTTAGGCCCATTTGTCGGGCACGAAATGAACCGCTGCATTGCCTGCTACCGCTGCGTGCGGTTTTATCGGGAATATGCCGGCGGCGACGATCTCAACGTGTTTGCCTCCGCCGCGCGGGTGTACTTTGGCCGCGACCAGGACGGCACACTGGAAAGCCCGTTTTCCGGCAACCTCGCCGAGGTCTGCCCGACCGGGGTGTTTACCGACAAAACCTACGGCGATTCCTACACCCGCAAATGGGATTTGCAGCAGGCGCCCAGCGTTTGCCACCACTGCGCCGTGGGCTGCAACACCATGCCGGGCGAGCGCTACGGCAAGATCAAACGCATCGAAAACCGTTACAACAGCGCGCTCAACGGCTACTTTTTGTGTGATCGGGGTCGCTACGGTTACCAGCACACCAATGCCGACGATCGTCCGCGCGCGGTGCGCTTTTGCGACGGCGACAACGTGCAATGTTTAACGCTTAACGATGATGCCGCGCTGCAAATGTTGAGTGGCTGGATTCGCGGCGGGCGCGCGCTGGGCATTGGCTCGCCGCGTGCTTCGGTTGAAGCCAACTATGCGCTGCAACAAGTGGTCGGCAGCGGCAATTTTTATCGTGGCACGGCGGCGCTGGACACGGCGCTGGATGATCAAATCGCGCGCGCGCTGCAAACCACTGATGCGCGCATTGCCTCGCTGCACGATGTTGAACAATGCGATGCGGTGCTGGTGATTGGCGAGGATGTCACGCAAACCGCTGCACGCCTGTCGCTGGCGCTGCGCCAGTCCACCCGCCAGCACAGCTTTGCCATGGCCGATGCCGCGCGCGTGCCGCGTTGGCAAGATCACTCGGTGCGACTGCTGGCGCAAGACGATCGCAGCCCGTTGTTTTTGCTCACGCCCAACGCCACCGATTTAGACAGCATCGCCGCCGCCACCGCGCGCGTTACCGCCGTGGACGCCGCGCGCATTGCGCAGCAAGTGGTGCATCTGCTTGATGCCACGCAAGCGCCGGTGGATGCGTTGACCCGCGCCCAGCAAGTGCTGGCACAGCACATTGCCGAGGCGCTCAAAGCCGCCAAACGCCCCTTGGTGGTGGCGGGTAGCTCCAGCGGTTCGCCAGATGTTTTGACTGCGGCAAACAACGTCTGCACCGCGCTGAAAAAAGCCGGCCAGCAGCCGTGGATTGTGCTGATGCCCACCGAGGCCAACAGCATGGGTACCGCGCTGCTCGGCGGCTCCAGTCTGGATGCGGCGCTGGCACGCGTAGACGCTGGTGAGGTGGATACGCTGATCGTGGTTGAAAACGATTTGTATCGGCGTCTGCCCCAAGCGCGCGTGGATGCGGCGCTGGCCAAAGTGCAGCATCTGGTGGTGATTGATGCCATCGCCACGCCCACGACCGAGGCGGCTGATTTGCTGTTGCCCTCCGGCAGCTTTGCCGAAACCAGCGGCACGATGGTCAACTTTGAAGCGCGCGCGCAGCGCTATTTTCAGACCATGGTGGGGCAGGGCGATGTGCGTCCGGCCTGGCATTGGTTACAGCAGCTTGCCCAGCTTGGCGCGCGCCCCTTGGGTGAAACCCTGGATGACATTATTGCCGATTGCGCGCGCGCGCAGCCGGTGTTGGCGGGCATGGTCGAGGCCGCGCCGAGCGCGCGCTTCAGGATTCACGGCAACAAAATCCCGCGCCAATCGCAGCGTTACAGTGGCCGCACGGCGATGACGGTCAACCGTGATATTCACGAACCGCGCCCGCCGCAGGATGCCGACTCGGCATTGGCGTTCACGATGGAGGGTGATCGTCAAAGCGCGCCTGCCGCCGAGATCCCGATTTTCTGGGCGCCGAAGTGGAACTCCTCGGCGCAGGCCGTCAATAAGTTCACCCAAGAGATCAATGGCCCCCTCAAAGGCGGCGATCCGGGCGTGCGTTTGATTGCGCCCAATGGCAGCGCGGGGTACCAGGCGCTGACGTTGGCGCCGCAACTGGGGACGCCGCTGCAATGGCTGTATGAGCTGTTTGGCTCTGAGGAGCTGTCGCTTCGGGGCGCGGCCATTGCCAGCCGGATTCCCGCACCTTATGTGGTGCTCAACCCGCGCACTGCTGCGCAGCTGGGCGTGGATAAGGTCAGCCGCGTGCGCATCAGCGCCGAGGGCGCGCAGTGGGAAGCCGAACTGCGCTTGCGCGAGACGATGACACCCGCCGTGATTGGCGTGCCGCGCGGGATTCCCGGTGCGCCAACGCTGAGTGAATCGGCACAACTGACGCTGGAGGGCTGCTAA
- the nuoF gene encoding NADH-quinone oxidoreductase subunit NuoF, whose product MSTQTTPPSKPLTCRIRPNQAPMTLAEYQQHGGYQGLRNALKMAPAEVVTLVKDAGLRGRGGAGFPTGLKWSLVPQGEGTPKQRYIVANGDEMEPGTFKDRLLLEGDPLQFIEGITIGGYAIGATVGYVFLRAEYGLAAERLRAAIAECYAAGLLGKNILGSGVDFDLHLHTSAGRYICGEETALISSLEGKRAVPRSKPPFPAVAGLFGKPTVVNNIESLCNVPHILHYGIDWYQGLSLCADGGTKLYGASGKLKTPGCWELPMGVTVRELVEQHGGGMRDGLTFRGFLPGGASTDFLGAEHLDTPMTFEAIGKAGSRMGTGLLIVLDDQTDVLGMVHNLQKFFARESCGWCTPCRDGLPWGEKILAGMLEGKGREQDLTVLRQLTKWLGPGRTFCAHAPGAMEPLQSAIKLFSADFERAIGRHPQSKEIGA is encoded by the coding sequence ATGAGCACTCAAACCACGCCGCCCAGCAAACCGCTGACCTGCCGCATCCGCCCCAACCAAGCGCCGATGACGCTGGCGGAATACCAACAGCATGGCGGTTATCAGGGTTTGCGCAATGCGCTGAAAATGGCACCGGCTGAAGTCGTCACCCTGGTCAAGGACGCCGGCCTGCGCGGGCGCGGCGGTGCGGGCTTTCCCACCGGGCTGAAATGGAGCCTGGTGCCGCAGGGCGAAGGCACGCCCAAACAGCGCTACATCGTCGCCAACGGCGACGAGATGGAGCCGGGCACGTTCAAGGATCGGCTGCTGCTGGAAGGCGATCCGCTGCAATTCATCGAAGGCATCACCATTGGCGGCTACGCCATTGGTGCCACCGTGGGCTATGTGTTTTTGCGCGCTGAATATGGGCTCGCCGCCGAGCGTCTGCGCGCGGCCATTGCCGAGTGCTACGCCGCCGGATTGCTGGGCAAGAACATCCTTGGCAGCGGTGTTGATTTTGACTTGCACCTGCACACCAGCGCCGGACGCTATATCTGCGGTGAAGAAACCGCGCTGATCAGCTCGCTCGAAGGCAAGCGCGCGGTGCCGCGTTCCAAGCCGCCGTTTCCGGCGGTGGCGGGCTTGTTTGGCAAGCCCACGGTGGTCAACAACATCGAATCGCTGTGCAACGTGCCGCACATCCTGCATTACGGCATCGACTGGTACCAAGGCCTGTCCTTGTGCGCCGATGGCGGCACCAAGCTGTATGGCGCCTCCGGCAAGCTCAAAACGCCGGGTTGCTGGGAACTGCCGATGGGCGTCACCGTGCGCGAGCTGGTGGAACAGCACGGCGGCGGCATGCGCGATGGGCTGACGTTTCGCGGCTTTTTGCCCGGCGGTGCCAGTACCGATTTTCTCGGTGCCGAGCATCTGGATACGCCCATGACGTTCGAGGCCATCGGCAAGGCCGGTTCGCGCATGGGCACTGGCCTGCTGATCGTGCTGGACGATCAAACCGATGTGCTGGGCATGGTGCACAACCTGCAAAAGTTCTTTGCGCGCGAATCCTGCGGCTGGTGTACGCCGTGCCGCGACGGTCTGCCGTGGGGCGAAAAGATTCTGGCCGGCATGCTCGAAGGCAAAGGCCGTGAGCAAGACCTCACCGTGCTGCGCCAGCTCACCAAATGGCTCGGCCCCGGCCGCACCTTTTGCGCGCACGCGCCGGGGGCGATGGAGCCGCTGCAAAGCGCGATCAAGCTGTTTTCCGCCGACTTTGAGCGCGCGATCGGGCGTCACCCGCAATCCAAGGAGATCGGAGCATGA
- the nuoE gene encoding NADH-quinone oxidoreductase subunit NuoE, translated as MLSDEEIREIDAELAHYEQPQAATIEALKIVQKHRGWVSDEAVAAIAERLDSSPATVDAVATFYNLIYRRPVGRHVIHVCDSVSCWIMGEQRVSELLKTRLGIDYGQTTADGRFTLLPICCLGTCDRAPAMMIGQDTHRDLEKLDARALDELLERYP; from the coding sequence ATGTTGAGTGACGAAGAAATCCGTGAAATCGACGCCGAGCTGGCGCATTACGAGCAGCCGCAGGCGGCAACGATTGAAGCGCTGAAAATCGTGCAAAAGCATCGCGGCTGGGTCAGCGATGAGGCGGTGGCGGCGATTGCCGAGCGTCTCGACTCCTCCCCGGCCACGGTCGATGCGGTGGCAACGTTCTACAACCTGATTTACCGCCGTCCCGTCGGGCGGCATGTGATCCACGTTTGTGACTCGGTGAGCTGCTGGATCATGGGCGAGCAGCGCGTCAGCGAATTGCTCAAAACCAGGCTGGGCATCGACTACGGCCAAACCACGGCCGATGGCCGCTTTACCTTGCTGCCGATTTGCTGCCTGGGCACTTGCGACCGCGCGCCAGCGATGATGATTGGCCAAGACACCCACCGCGATCTGGAAAAACTTGACGCGCGCGCGCTGGATGAACTGCTGGAGCGTTATCCATGA
- the nuoC gene encoding NADH-quinone oxidoreductase subunit C/D, producing MADSASSLATGVIAELKSRFPRVELIEQRTADAMPTLWVPAQHIQAVMHALKNELPKPYRMLYDLTAVDERQRQHRRGLPMADFTVVYQLLSFERNADIRIKVALQGEAPHIPTLTGLWLNANWYEREVWDLFGITFDGHPHLVRIMMPRTWQGHPLRKDHYARATEAERLTMEQARVDREQEALKIDPAEWGMKTEDEDHDYMVLNLGPNHPSVHGVFRVMLQLDGEQIVEAAPDIGYHHRGAEKMGERQSWHSYIPYTDRIDYLGGVVNELPYLMAVEKMAGITVPPRAQTIRVMLSEFFRIMSHLLFYSTYAQDVGSMSPVFYAFVDRQKAYDVVEAITGFRMHPAWFRIGGVAADLPQGWEKLVREFLDWMPKRMKDYELMALKNTILKRRSIGIGRYNTAEAIEWGVTGAGLRATGLAWDWRKARPYSGYENFDFEIPVGNNGDVYDRCLVRVEEIHQSLRIIEQCLNNMPSGDYQSRHPMATPPMKEHTMHDIETLIHHFVNVSWGPVIPAGEATMTIEATKGQNSYYLTSDGSTMSYRTRIRTPSFAHLQMIPYICRGLMVPDLIAILASIDFVMADVDR from the coding sequence ATGGCGGACTCCGCAAGCTCTTTAGCAACCGGCGTCATCGCCGAACTCAAAAGCCGTTTCCCCCGTGTTGAATTGATCGAGCAGCGCACCGCTGATGCGATGCCAACGCTGTGGGTACCGGCGCAGCACATTCAAGCGGTGATGCACGCGCTCAAAAACGAGCTGCCCAAGCCGTACCGGATGCTCTACGACCTCACCGCCGTGGATGAGCGTCAACGCCAGCACCGACGCGGGCTGCCCATGGCAGATTTCACCGTGGTGTATCAACTGCTGTCGTTTGAGCGCAACGCCGATATTCGCATCAAGGTGGCGCTGCAAGGCGAGGCGCCGCACATCCCCACGCTGACCGGCCTGTGGCTCAACGCCAACTGGTACGAGCGCGAGGTGTGGGATTTGTTCGGCATCACCTTTGATGGTCATCCGCATCTGGTGCGGATCATGATGCCGCGCACCTGGCAAGGGCATCCGCTGCGCAAAGATCACTACGCGCGCGCCACCGAGGCCGAACGGCTGACGATGGAGCAAGCGCGCGTCGATCGTGAGCAAGAAGCGCTAAAGATCGACCCTGCCGAATGGGGCATGAAAACCGAGGATGAAGACCATGACTACATGGTTTTGAACCTCGGCCCCAATCATCCCAGCGTGCACGGCGTGTTCCGGGTGATGTTGCAGCTCGACGGAGAACAGATCGTCGAAGCGGCGCCAGACATCGGCTACCACCATCGCGGCGCCGAAAAAATGGGTGAGCGCCAATCCTGGCACTCGTACATACCCTATACCGACCGCATTGATTACCTTGGCGGCGTGGTCAATGAGCTGCCGTATTTGATGGCGGTGGAAAAAATGGCCGGGATTACCGTGCCACCGCGCGCGCAGACCATTCGCGTCATGCTCAGCGAGTTTTTCCGCATCATGTCGCACCTGTTGTTCTACAGCACTTACGCGCAGGACGTGGGCAGCATGAGCCCGGTGTTTTATGCGTTTGTCGATCGCCAGAAAGCCTATGACGTGGTTGAGGCGATCACCGGCTTTCGGATGCACCCGGCCTGGTTTCGCATTGGCGGCGTTGCGGCTGATTTGCCGCAGGGCTGGGAAAAACTCGTGCGCGAGTTTTTGGACTGGATGCCCAAGCGGATGAAGGACTACGAGTTGATGGCGTTGAAAAACACCATCCTCAAGCGCCGCAGCATTGGCATTGGCCGCTACAACACCGCCGAGGCGATTGAATGGGGCGTAACCGGCGCCGGTCTGCGCGCCACGGGTCTGGCCTGGGACTGGCGCAAAGCGCGCCCGTATTCTGGCTACGAAAACTTTGATTTTGAGATTCCGGTTGGCAACAACGGCGACGTTTACGATCGCTGCTTGGTGCGCGTGGAAGAAATCCACCAATCGCTGCGCATCATCGAGCAGTGCCTGAACAACATGCCCAGCGGCGACTATCAATCGCGGCATCCGATGGCCACGCCGCCGATGAAAGAGCACACGATGCACGACATCGAAACGCTGATTCATCACTTTGTGAACGTCTCCTGGGGGCCGGTGATTCCGGCGGGCGAGGCGACGATGACGATTGAAGCCACCAAAGGGCAAAACAGTTATTACCTGACCAGCGACGGCAGCACGATGAGCTACCGCACCCGCATCCGCACCCCCAGCTTTGCGCACTTGCAGATGATTCCCTACATCTGTCGCGGGTTGATGGTGCCGGACTTGATTGCGATTTTGGCCAGCATCGACTTTGTCATGGCCGACGTCGATCGCTAG
- a CDS encoding NADH-quinone oxidoreductase subunit B family protein yields the protein MEYTLRRMDDPGAAPSMDEQIQKSVLLGKLDDMAQGAINWGRKNSLWPYNFGLSCCYVEMATAFTAVHDVARFGAEVIRASPRQADVMVISGTPFLKMAPVIKRLYEQMLEPKWVISMGSCANSGGMYDIYSVVQGVDKILPVDVYISGCPPRPEAFLQALMLLQNSIQGERRPLSWMIGPQGVTRVPALSMRDARHDERMAATDLRTPDQV from the coding sequence ATGGAATACACGCTTCGTCGCATGGACGATCCGGGCGCTGCGCCGTCGATGGATGAGCAAATCCAGAAAAGTGTTTTGCTCGGCAAACTCGATGACATGGCGCAGGGCGCGATCAACTGGGGGCGCAAAAACTCCCTGTGGCCGTACAACTTTGGCCTGTCGTGTTGCTACGTTGAAATGGCCACGGCATTTACCGCCGTGCATGACGTTGCCCGCTTTGGCGCCGAGGTGATTCGCGCCTCACCGCGCCAGGCCGATGTGATGGTGATTTCCGGCACACCGTTTTTGAAAATGGCGCCGGTGATCAAGCGTTTGTATGAGCAAATGCTGGAGCCCAAATGGGTGATCAGCATGGGTTCCTGTGCCAATTCCGGCGGCATGTACGACATTTATTCGGTGGTGCAGGGCGTCGATAAAATCCTGCCGGTGGATGTGTACATTTCGGGGTGCCCTCCACGCCCGGAGGCGTTTTTGCAGGCGCTGATGCTGCTGCAAAACTCGATTCAGGGTGAGCGTCGCCCGTTGTCATGGATGATCGGGCCGCAGGGGGTGACCAGGGTGCCGGCGCTGTCGATGCGCGATGCGCGCCACGATGAGCGCATGGCGGCGACCGATTTACGCACGCCGGATCAGGTGTAA
- a CDS encoding NADH-quinone oxidoreductase subunit A, giving the protein MDVGQLVLYSALVFGLVIAMLGLSWMLGPRTQMTQATLDTYESGIISTGGARYRMSAKFYLMAVLFVVFDLEVAYVLAWGVAARETGWAGYIEILVFLSILFVALLYLWRTGAMEWAPRGQRAADRRY; this is encoded by the coding sequence ATGGATGTTGGCCAGCTGGTGTTGTATTCGGCGCTGGTCTTTGGACTGGTGATCGCGATGCTGGGGTTGTCGTGGATGCTGGGGCCACGCACCCAGATGACGCAGGCAACGCTGGACACCTATGAGTCGGGCATCATCTCGACCGGCGGCGCGCGCTATCGCATGTCGGCCAAGTTTTATCTGATGGCCGTTTTGTTCGTCGTCTTTGATCTCGAAGTCGCCTATGTGCTGGCCTGGGGTGTTGCCGCGCGCGAAACCGGCTGGGCAGGCTATATCGAAATCCTCGTGTTCCTGAGCATCCTGTTTGTGGCGCTGCTGTATCTGTGGCGCACCGGGGCAATGGAATGGGCGCCGCGCGGTCAGCGGGCAGCCGACCGGAGATATTGA
- a CDS encoding DUF962 domain-containing protein: MTTTDYATFAEFYPYYLSEHSNRTCRRLHFIGSSLGVILLVLAVITVNGWLILAALIQGYAWAWVGHFFFEHNKPATFKYPLLSFRGDWVMWWQMLTGKIRF; this comes from the coding sequence ATGACCACCACCGACTACGCCACTTTTGCCGAGTTCTATCCTTACTACCTCTCCGAACACAGCAATCGCACCTGCCGCCGCCTGCACTTCATCGGCAGCAGCCTGGGGGTGATTTTGCTGGTGCTGGCCGTGATCACGGTCAACGGCTGGCTCATCCTCGCCGCGCTCATCCAAGGCTACGCCTGGGCCTGGGTCGGACACTTTTTCTTTGAGCACAACAAACCGGCCACATTCAAATACCCACTGCTGTCGTTTCGTGGCGATTGGGTCATGTGGTGGCAGATGCTCACCGGCAAAATCCGCTTTTAG
- the mnmG gene encoding tRNA uridine-5-carboxymethylaminomethyl(34) synthesis enzyme MnmG — protein MKTRFNTFDVIVVGGGHAGAEAAMAAARSGARTLLLTQNIETLGQMSCNPAIGGIGKGHLVKEIDALGGLMGKAADRGGIQFRMLNASKGPAVRATRAQADRMLYKWAVREALENQANLELFQQEVDDLIIENHRVSGVITRVGLQFYARAVVLTVGTFLGGKIHVGLQNHAGGRAGDAPSLPLAAKLRELHPRVGRLKTGTPPRIDGRTINWSILDQQPGDTPIPVFSFMGSAADHPQQVACHITHTNEQTHAIIREGFDRSPMFTGIIEGTGPRYCPSVEDKINRFADRDRHQIFLEPEGLRTHEIYPNGISTSLPYDIQERFVRTIRGMENARITRPGYAIEYDYFDPRDLKRSLETQPIAGLFFAGQINGTTGYEEAAAQGLLAGINAARQCRDQEPWLPQRHEAYIGVLIDDLITLGTNEPYRMFTSRAEHRLLLREDNADRRLTPVGRELGLVDDARWQVFSEKAEAIERAREHVTSQWLKPAQLKHAQIVEVFGEPPQDSGLSGLDLLRRPQGSFAVLQQLGIADADIPAVIAEQVEIDTKYAGYIERAQHEIDRNRRFESAELPADLDYKAVSGLSNEVRQKLETHRPQTVGQAGRISGVTPAAVSMLLIHLKKTGTLRRMA, from the coding sequence ATGAAAACCCGCTTCAATACCTTTGATGTCATCGTCGTTGGCGGCGGTCACGCCGGCGCCGAGGCCGCCATGGCCGCCGCACGCAGCGGCGCGCGCACCCTGCTGCTCACGCAAAACATCGAAACCCTGGGGCAAATGTCCTGCAACCCCGCCATTGGCGGCATCGGCAAAGGGCACCTAGTCAAAGAAATCGACGCCTTGGGCGGCCTCATGGGCAAAGCCGCCGATCGCGGCGGCATCCAGTTTCGGATGCTCAACGCCTCCAAAGGCCCGGCGGTGCGCGCCACCCGCGCGCAGGCCGATCGCATGCTCTACAAATGGGCGGTGCGCGAGGCGCTCGAAAATCAGGCCAACCTCGAACTGTTCCAACAAGAAGTTGATGATCTGATTATTGAAAACCACCGCGTCAGCGGCGTGATCACGCGCGTCGGTTTGCAGTTTTACGCGCGCGCGGTGGTGCTCACGGTGGGCACTTTTTTGGGGGGCAAAATCCATGTGGGCTTACAAAACCACGCCGGAGGCCGCGCGGGCGATGCGCCCAGCCTGCCGCTGGCGGCCAAACTGCGCGAGCTGCATCCGCGCGTAGGTCGCCTCAAAACCGGCACGCCGCCGCGCATCGATGGCCGCACGATCAACTGGAGCATCCTCGACCAACAGCCGGGCGACACGCCGATTCCGGTTTTTTCGTTCATGGGCAGCGCCGCCGACCACCCGCAGCAAGTCGCCTGCCACATCACCCACACCAACGAGCAAACCCACGCCATCATCCGCGAAGGCTTTGATCGCTCACCGATGTTCACCGGCATCATCGAAGGCACCGGCCCGCGCTACTGCCCCAGCGTTGAAGACAAAATCAACCGCTTTGCCGACCGCGACCGCCACCAGATTTTTTTAGAGCCCGAAGGGCTGCGCACCCACGAGATTTATCCCAACGGCATTTCCACCTCACTGCCGTATGACATTCAAGAACGCTTTGTCCGCACCATTCGCGGCATGGAAAACGCGCGCATCACCCGCCCTGGCTATGCCATTGAATACGACTACTTTGATCCGCGCGATTTAAAGCGCTCGCTCGAAACCCAGCCCATCGCCGGCCTGTTTTTTGCCGGACAAATCAACGGCACCACCGGCTACGAAGAAGCCGCCGCGCAGGGCTTGCTGGCGGGCATCAACGCAGCGCGCCAATGCCGCGATCAAGAGCCGTGGCTGCCGCAGCGTCACGAGGCGTATATCGGCGTGCTGATTGATGATCTGATCACGCTGGGCACCAATGAGCCGTATCGCATGTTCACCTCGCGCGCCGAACACCGCCTGCTGCTGCGCGAGGACAACGCCGACCGCCGCTTGACCCCCGTTGGCCGCGAACTCGGCCTGGTCGATGACGCGCGCTGGCAGGTGTTCAGCGAAAAAGCCGAAGCCATCGAACGCGCGCGCGAACACGTCACCAGCCAGTGGCTCAAACCGGCACAGCTCAAACATGCGCAAATCGTTGAAGTCTTTGGGGAACCGCCGCAAGACAGCGGCTTGTCTGGCCTGGATCTGCTGCGCCGCCCGCAAGGCAGTTTTGCGGTACTGCAACAGCTTGGCATTGCCGATGCCGATATCCCGGCCGTGATCGCCGAACAGGTTGAAATTGACACCAAATACGCCGGCTATATCGAGCGCGCGCAACACGAAATCGACCGCAATCGCCGCTTTGAAAGTGCCGAATTACCGGCTGACCTGGATTACAAGGCCGTCAGCGGCCTGTCCAATGAGGTTCGGCAAAAACTCGAAACCCATCGCCCGCAAACCGTCGGCCAGGCCGGACGCATCTCTGGCGTCACCCCGGCAGCGGTGTCGATGCTGCTGATTCATTTGAAGAAAACCGGCACGCTGCGGCGGATGGCATAA